One stretch of Deltaproteobacteria bacterium DNA includes these proteins:
- a CDS encoding CoA transferase: MQGLEGMKVLELGNMVSAAYATKLMADLGADVLKVEEPGGDQARQRGPFPRGAANPEQSGLFLALNTNKRGVTLDLQRDRASLARLIGWADILVHNYAPAHMTEFGIHYETFCEANPRLVVCSITPFGLTGPYKDYKAYELTMSHGGGWAWLSPGGSDHPELPPLKAAGHQADFQGGLAAATATLAAYTRALQTGQGEHIDFSVQAYVASFLEHHFITYSFLGRINSRLGRRLQDPWGIFACQDGDIFIAVAEEDQWQRLLKLMRNPSWATAELFGDFMLRTKNQHLLKPRLKEWAQQWRVMDLFHAGQAQRLCVAPVLTMEQMAAQEQLRSRHFFVDVTHPRAGTLPYLGPPYQLREPWWQIRRPAPLLGEHNEEIKSETSGWRLETRPSSSSPKPLASRRTLPLEGVRVADFSWVWAGPFCTMHLAHLGAEVIKIESRSHLDLTRRLPLYPKGVAPGIDRNGLFNQWSQGKKSVSVNLTKAEGIAIAKELIAKSDVVVDNFATGVMERLGLSYDELKKINPNIIMASISGYGHTGPHKNYMAYGPAIAPLTGLSSLTGYAGSPPQEVGLSYGDPNAGINAAVAICAALAARQRTGRGQYIDISLWEAVAALVPEGWMDYAMNGTQPPRQGNRDPVMAPHNCFRCAGDDEWVSIACGTEGEWQALCRAIGQPQLVNDKRFVTMRDRKANEDALDQLLTTWTETRNKWEVTRLLQDAGVAAFPSMNCKDLAEDGHLNEREFFSRLAHPEIGVQTHTGIPWRLHNAPNGVRLPAPMLGQHTDQVMREILNYSEQKIAQLQAEKVLY; this comes from the coding sequence GTGCAAGGACTCGAAGGCATGAAGGTCTTGGAACTTGGCAATATGGTGTCAGCCGCGTACGCGACCAAGCTCATGGCTGATCTTGGTGCTGATGTCCTCAAAGTCGAAGAGCCCGGCGGTGACCAGGCTCGTCAACGAGGACCGTTTCCGCGTGGTGCCGCTAATCCGGAGCAGAGCGGCCTATTTCTCGCGCTCAACACCAATAAACGCGGCGTGACGCTGGATCTGCAAAGGGATCGCGCGTCACTTGCTCGTCTGATCGGCTGGGCTGATATTCTGGTCCACAATTATGCTCCAGCCCACATGACAGAGTTCGGCATTCACTACGAGACTTTTTGTGAGGCGAATCCACGCCTGGTTGTGTGTTCGATCACCCCATTTGGGTTAACTGGGCCTTACAAAGACTACAAAGCCTATGAACTGACGATGTCGCACGGCGGAGGGTGGGCATGGCTCAGCCCAGGCGGGTCAGACCATCCAGAGCTGCCACCACTCAAGGCTGCCGGACATCAAGCCGATTTTCAGGGCGGCTTAGCGGCTGCAACTGCAACCCTCGCTGCCTATACTCGCGCATTGCAGACTGGTCAGGGTGAACATATCGACTTTTCGGTGCAGGCGTATGTTGCTTCATTTTTGGAGCACCATTTCATTACCTACTCTTTTCTTGGTCGCATTAACTCACGGTTAGGACGGCGGCTCCAAGATCCGTGGGGAATTTTCGCTTGTCAGGACGGGGACATTTTCATTGCTGTGGCAGAAGAAGATCAATGGCAGCGGTTGCTGAAGTTGATGAGAAACCCGTCGTGGGCGACGGCAGAGCTGTTTGGTGACTTCATGCTGCGGACCAAAAACCAGCACTTGTTGAAGCCGCGCCTGAAAGAATGGGCGCAACAGTGGCGGGTGATGGACCTCTTCCATGCTGGACAAGCGCAGCGTTTGTGTGTGGCTCCGGTGCTGACCATGGAACAAATGGCGGCACAGGAGCAACTCCGCTCACGCCACTTTTTTGTTGATGTCACTCATCCTCGTGCTGGAACGCTCCCCTATCTTGGTCCGCCGTATCAGCTGCGTGAACCCTGGTGGCAGATTCGTCGTCCGGCACCGCTGCTTGGCGAACATAACGAAGAGATAAAAAGTGAGACGAGCGGCTGGAGACTGGAGACTCGGCCCTCCTCCTCAAGCCCCAAGCCTCTTGCCTCTCGCCGTACTCTTCCCCTTGAAGGCGTTCGTGTGGCCGATTTCAGTTGGGTCTGGGCCGGACCGTTCTGCACTATGCATCTTGCTCATCTGGGAGCGGAGGTCATCAAGATCGAATCTCGCAGTCATCTCGATCTCACACGCCGTCTACCGTTGTACCCCAAGGGCGTAGCACCAGGAATCGACCGCAACGGTTTGTTCAATCAATGGAGTCAAGGAAAGAAAAGCGTCAGCGTGAATTTGACCAAAGCTGAAGGCATTGCCATCGCCAAAGAGCTGATCGCGAAAAGTGATGTCGTAGTCGATAATTTTGCGACTGGCGTGATGGAGCGATTAGGCCTCAGTTATGATGAACTCAAGAAGATTAATCCTAATATCATTATGGCCTCGATCTCTGGTTATGGTCATACGGGACCGCACAAGAATTACATGGCCTATGGTCCGGCTATTGCACCACTGACGGGCCTGTCGTCGTTGACAGGATATGCAGGGAGCCCGCCCCAGGAAGTAGGCCTGTCGTATGGTGATCCGAACGCAGGGATCAATGCAGCAGTGGCTATCTGTGCGGCCTTGGCTGCACGGCAACGTACTGGCCGCGGTCAATACATCGACATCTCGTTATGGGAAGCCGTCGCTGCCTTAGTGCCTGAGGGCTGGATGGATTATGCGATGAACGGTACGCAGCCGCCACGGCAAGGCAACCGAGACCCAGTGATGGCGCCGCACAACTGTTTCCGCTGTGCAGGAGACGATGAATGGGTCTCGATTGCCTGTGGTACGGAGGGCGAGTGGCAAGCCTTGTGTCGAGCCATTGGCCAGCCGCAACTCGTTAACGACAAACGTTTCGTCACTATGCGCGATCGCAAAGCAAACGAAGACGCATTGGATCAACTGCTTACGACATGGACCGAAACACGAAACAAATGGGAGGTGACGCGTCTCCTCCAGGATGCAGGAGTGGCTGCCTTTCCGTCGATGAATTGTAAAGATCTTGCTGAAGATGGTCACCTCAATGAACGTGAATTCTTTTCACGCCTGGCCCATCCCGAGATTGGCGTACAGACGCACACCGGGATTCCCTGGCGTTTGCACAATGCGCCCAATGGCGTGCGCTTGCCCGCTCCGATGTTAGGTCAACACACTGACCAGGTTATGCGTGAAATTCTCAATTACTCTGAGCAAAAGATTGCCCAGTTGCAGGCGGAGAAGGTGTTATATTAG